In the genome of Clostridia bacterium, one region contains:
- a CDS encoding sodium ion-translocating decarboxylase subunit beta has product MAVLQNIVYSSGLIHLTWGNIVMWLIAFALLYLAIKKEFEPLLLLPIGFGILATNLPVTFLMKPGEGLLWRFFHYGVEWEVIPPLIFLGIGALTDFGPMIANPKTILLGAGAQVGVYITFFGALLLGFNLDQAAAISIIGGADGPTTIYVGSKLAPELIGATAVAAYSYMAMVPLIQPPIMKLLTTPEERKIVMKQLRPVSRLEKICFPIVTTLVISLLVPTAAPLMAMFMLGNLFRESGVVERLSGAAQNELLNIITIFLGISVGATMTAENFLRPQALFIFCLGLVAFAACTAAGILLAKFMNLFLKEKINPLIGAAGVSAVPMSARVAHRVASEANRRNYILMHAMGPNVAGVIGTAVAAGIFIALLQ; this is encoded by the coding sequence ATGGCAGTACTCCAGAACATTGTTTACTCCAGCGGCCTTATCCATTTAACCTGGGGCAATATAGTAATGTGGCTGATTGCCTTTGCCCTACTTTACTTGGCTATTAAGAAAGAATTTGAGCCTCTATTGCTTTTACCTATTGGTTTTGGGATCCTGGCCACCAACTTGCCGGTCACCTTTCTTATGAAGCCGGGCGAGGGGCTATTGTGGCGGTTCTTCCACTATGGTGTAGAGTGGGAAGTTATTCCGCCCCTGATCTTTCTTGGCATCGGAGCGCTTACGGATTTTGGTCCTATGATTGCCAATCCCAAAACCATCCTCTTGGGCGCCGGTGCCCAGGTGGGGGTATACATCACTTTCTTTGGCGCCCTGCTTCTGGGATTCAACCTCGACCAAGCTGCGGCCATCAGCATCATCGGCGGAGCTGACGGCCCCACCACCATATATGTTGGGTCAAAACTGGCTCCGGAGCTGATCGGGGCCACCGCGGTGGCAGCCTACTCCTACATGGCCATGGTTCCCCTCATCCAGCCTCCGATTATGAAGCTCTTGACCACCCCGGAAGAGCGGAAGATAGTCATGAAGCAGCTCAGGCCGGTGAGCCGGCTGGAGAAGATCTGCTTTCCTATCGTTACCACGCTGGTAATCAGCCTGTTAGTGCCGACTGCGGCTCCGCTAATGGCTATGTTCATGCTGGGCAACCTGTTTAGGGAGTCGGGAGTGGTGGAGCGCCTGTCCGGTGCCGCCCAAAATGAACTGTTGAACATTATTACCATTTTTCTCGGTATATCGGTTGGAGCCACCATGACCGCCGAGAACTTCCTGCGGCCGCAGGCGCTATTCATCTTTTGCCTAGGGTTGGTTGCCTTTGCCGCCTGCACCGCCGCCGGGATCCTGCTGGCCAAGTTCATGAACTTGTTCCTCAAGGAGAAGATTAACCCCTTGATCGGGGCAGCTGGGGTGTCGGCAGTGCCCATGTCGGCGCGGGTGGCACACAGGGTGGCATCGGAAGCCAACCGCCGGAACTACATCCTCATGCACGCTATGGGGCCCAACGTGGCGGGGGTAATCGGCACGGCGGTCGCTGCAGGGATATTCATTGCCTTGTTGCAGTGA
- a CDS encoding biotin/lipoyl-binding protein: MPDLVSPMAGKVVEVEVKVGDQIELDQEVMVLESMKMDVPVYADVEGKVKEIKVKPGDQVNQGDTLAVLE, from the coding sequence ATGCCAGATCTGGTGTCGCCGATGGCTGGGAAAGTTGTAGAGGTAGAGGTCAAAGTAGGTGATCAAATAGAGCTCGACCAGGAAGTAATGGTGTTGGAGTCCATGAAGATGGATGTACCGGTTTACGCTGATGTGGAAGGTAAGGTGAAGGAGATTAAGGTTAAGCCGGGGGACCAAGTTAACCAAGGGGATACCTTGGCGGTGCTGGAATAG
- a CDS encoding acyl-CoA dehydrogenase family protein, translated as MEFALNDEQRMLQETARKFAENEILPTLEQDEKEHRFRPELVRKMGELGFFGCAIPEEYGGNGYGFLESVLMAEQVAKVSASWRLPFNMQNIGPAVTVNKFGTEEQKRKYIPKWVSGEWIGYFAITEPNSGSDVAGMTTTAVDKGDYYELNGQKMWISNAHVADWGLVFAYTDKAAKYKGMTCFIVNLKETEGITTAPIETKLGLHCAPTGEISFDGAKVPKDQVLGNPGDGFKICMWMLNNTRLGCAAGGLGISGACVDAAIKYANERTQFGRKIGSFQMIQDQIAQMVAEHHAAQYLVYRAAWLKDQGLPNQMETSIAKYFAAEAAVHAANEAMKIYGSYGYSTEYPVERYLRDAKSLQVVEGTSNIQKTIIAGIALGDSPNR; from the coding sequence ATGGAGTTTGCTTTGAACGATGAACAGAGAATGCTTCAGGAGACGGCGCGCAAGTTTGCCGAGAACGAGATCCTGCCAACCCTAGAGCAGGACGAAAAGGAGCACCGCTTCCGCCCGGAGCTGGTAAGGAAGATGGGGGAGCTGGGCTTCTTTGGCTGCGCCATTCCCGAGGAGTACGGCGGCAATGGCTACGGTTTCTTGGAGTCGGTCCTGATGGCCGAGCAAGTGGCCAAGGTCAGCGCCTCCTGGCGCCTGCCTTTCAACATGCAGAACATCGGTCCTGCCGTCACCGTAAACAAGTTCGGTACTGAGGAGCAGAAGCGCAAGTACATCCCTAAGTGGGTGAGCGGCGAGTGGATTGGCTACTTTGCTATAACCGAACCCAATTCCGGATCCGATGTTGCCGGGATGACCACCACTGCGGTAGATAAGGGCGATTATTATGAGCTCAACGGTCAAAAGATGTGGATCTCCAACGCCCACGTGGCCGATTGGGGCTTGGTCTTTGCCTATACCGACAAGGCGGCTAAGTACAAAGGCATGACCTGCTTCATCGTCAATCTCAAGGAGACAGAAGGCATAACCACCGCCCCCATTGAAACTAAATTGGGCTTGCACTGCGCCCCTACCGGCGAGATCAGTTTCGATGGAGCCAAGGTGCCCAAGGACCAGGTTTTAGGCAACCCCGGCGATGGTTTCAAGATCTGCATGTGGATGTTGAACAACACCCGTCTAGGTTGTGCCGCCGGTGGCCTTGGCATCAGCGGGGCGTGTGTAGATGCGGCCATCAAGTACGCCAACGAGCGTACCCAGTTTGGCCGGAAGATCGGTTCTTTCCAAATGATCCAAGATCAAATTGCCCAAATGGTGGCCGAGCACCATGCGGCTCAGTACTTGGTCTACCGGGCAGCCTGGCTTAAGGATCAGGGGTTGCCCAACCAGATGGAGACTTCCATTGCCAAGTATTTCGCGGCCGAAGCAGCGGTCCACGCTGCCAACGAGGCTATGAAGATTTATGGATCCTACGGTTATTCTACTGAGTATCCGGTAGAGCGTTATCTTCGGGATGCCAAGTCACTGCAGGTGGTCGAGGGTACCAGCAATATCCAGAAGACCATCATTGCTGGGATTGCCCTGGGTGACTCGCCCAATAGGTAG
- a CDS encoding glutaconyl-CoA decarboxylase subunit alpha: MDRKQFPLRPYFEKMPDIGAPLREGEVKRAAQNIKLIQEEEEKIRQAVEQVKNAGSPPESVHKKGQMTVWERIEYLVDPGTWLPLHTLYNPADNEEGTTGVIDGLAKIQGKWAVVIAFDNKVLAGAWIAGQIENILRVTDLAKRMNLPLVWITQCSGVKLTEQEAVYPNRRGGGTTFFRNAELNILGIPVLNAIYGTNPAGGGYHGISPTILLAHQGANIAVGGAGIVSGMKPKGYFDQEYAQALIEATKTLRQKPPGRVETHFDHTAFFREVYDTETGVLDGIKEYMKKLPAYDPQFFQVAEPAEPKYPGQDLNCLVPFDQKRVYDSIQVLARLVDASEFMEYRPDYGPEVYTGIAKMGGFLVGVIGNRQGIFQNYPEYAKGAYMGVGGKLYRQGLIKMSEFVTLCGRDNLPIIWIQDTTGIDVGDLAEEAELLGLGQSLIYSIEKTDVPHMCIVLRKGTAAAHYIMGGPPANENNAFTLGTPLTEIYVMHGETAAAAMYSRRLVKEQEAGQPLDPVIEKMNQMVKMYHDRSRPVFCAQKGFVDEVVPLTELRRYCVAFAEAAYQNPKSITPIHQMILPRSIRG; this comes from the coding sequence ATGGATAGGAAACAGTTTCCCTTGCGCCCCTACTTTGAAAAGATGCCCGACATCGGGGCGCCGCTGCGGGAGGGGGAGGTGAAGCGGGCTGCCCAGAACATAAAGCTCATCCAGGAAGAGGAAGAGAAGATCCGCCAAGCGGTGGAGCAGGTCAAGAATGCTGGCTCCCCACCCGAAAGCGTCCACAAAAAGGGCCAGATGACGGTCTGGGAGCGGATCGAATATCTGGTTGACCCAGGTACGTGGCTGCCGTTGCATACCCTTTATAACCCAGCTGATAACGAAGAGGGCACCACCGGAGTCATCGATGGGTTGGCCAAGATCCAGGGCAAGTGGGCGGTAGTGATTGCCTTTGACAACAAGGTATTGGCAGGTGCGTGGATTGCTGGGCAGATCGAGAACATCTTGCGGGTAACGGATCTGGCCAAAAGAATGAATCTGCCTCTGGTTTGGATCACCCAGTGCAGCGGGGTTAAGCTCACCGAACAGGAAGCAGTATACCCCAATCGCCGTGGTGGCGGGACCACCTTCTTCCGTAACGCCGAGCTCAATATTTTAGGGATACCCGTTCTCAATGCCATTTATGGGACCAACCCGGCCGGAGGCGGCTACCACGGCATTAGCCCCACCATCCTGTTGGCGCACCAGGGCGCCAATATTGCGGTGGGAGGCGCTGGCATCGTTAGCGGCATGAAGCCCAAGGGGTACTTCGACCAGGAGTATGCCCAAGCTCTGATTGAGGCCACCAAGACCCTGCGCCAGAAGCCTCCGGGGCGGGTAGAGACTCACTTCGACCACACAGCTTTCTTCCGCGAGGTATACGATACCGAAACTGGAGTATTGGACGGGATCAAGGAGTATATGAAGAAATTACCGGCTTATGATCCCCAGTTCTTCCAAGTAGCAGAGCCGGCTGAGCCTAAGTATCCAGGTCAGGACCTAAATTGTCTTGTGCCTTTTGACCAGAAGCGGGTTTACGACTCCATCCAAGTTTTGGCTCGGCTAGTTGATGCCAGCGAGTTCATGGAATACCGCCCTGACTACGGACCCGAGGTTTATACCGGCATTGCCAAAATGGGCGGGTTCTTGGTGGGAGTGATTGGCAACCGCCAGGGCATATTCCAAAATTACCCGGAGTATGCCAAGGGTGCCTATATGGGGGTGGGAGGAAAGCTTTACCGCCAAGGCCTCATCAAGATGAGCGAGTTTGTCACCTTGTGCGGGCGCGACAACCTACCCATTATCTGGATCCAAGATACCACCGGCATCGATGTGGGCGACCTGGCTGAAGAAGCCGAGCTCCTAGGTCTCGGCCAGTCCTTGATTTATTCCATCGAAAAGACCGATGTCCCCCATATGTGCATAGTGCTGAGGAAGGGCACGGCGGCAGCTCATTACATCATGGGAGGGCCGCCCGCCAATGAAAACAATGCTTTTACGCTGGGAACGCCCTTGACCGAGATCTATGTGATGCACGGAGAGACCGCAGCAGCGGCCATGTATTCGCGCCGGCTGGTTAAGGAACAGGAGGCGGGCCAGCCCCTGGACCCGGTAATTGAAAAAATGAATCAGATGGTAAAGATGTACCATGACCGCTCTCGGCCGGTGTTCTGCGCTCAGAAGGGCTTCGTGGACGAGGTGGTGCCATTAACTGAACTGCGCCGGTATTGCGTTGCCTTTGCCGAAGCGGCTTATCAAAACCCCAAGTCAATAACTCCTATACACCAAATGATTCTGCCGCGGAGTATCCGCGGGTAG
- a CDS encoding MFS transporter: MATSGGREALNWRRNLYLMIFIQGIVTSSFQLVNPVLPLFVGELGVTDPAALARWAGLLPGINALFTAVFSPLWGGLADRYGRKPMVVRTTASVALFSGLTALVVSPYQILALRILMGCFSGFSAAALALIASNTPREHLGFALGWLQTGQTVGMVVGPFLGGLLADIVSYRGVFVVASVMAALGGLLTVLGIKEQFQKPEPPVRNPRSGGQIIGRRQFTSALTRHWQRLKSWPTNIWVLFVVILLSQFATRSVEPIVPLYVQAMAGSATESVASLSGLVVGIMGVAQVMAVAYLGRRMVLFGYKKVIWVCLVGAALTYVPQALVSNVWHLAALRFIQGLFLGGLLPAANTLIGYQVSPEQRGRVYGFTSSAFFLGNFAGPLFGGLLAAWLGISAVFYASAGLVLINALWVTREVQEPARVLSPK, translated from the coding sequence GTGGCTACGAGCGGTGGGAGAGAAGCTCTTAACTGGCGTCGCAATCTTTACTTGATGATCTTTATCCAGGGGATAGTCACCTCCTCTTTTCAGCTGGTTAACCCAGTATTGCCGTTGTTTGTGGGAGAGCTAGGCGTTACCGATCCGGCTGCGCTGGCAAGGTGGGCAGGGCTTTTGCCCGGCATCAACGCCCTTTTCACTGCTGTCTTTTCTCCCTTGTGGGGTGGACTAGCCGATCGTTATGGCCGGAAACCCATGGTAGTTCGTACTACCGCCAGCGTAGCCCTGTTTAGCGGGTTAACCGCTCTGGTAGTCAGCCCCTACCAGATTTTAGCTTTAAGAATTCTCATGGGATGTTTTAGCGGCTTCTCAGCTGCAGCCTTGGCCTTGATTGCTTCCAATACACCCCGGGAGCACTTGGGGTTTGCCCTAGGGTGGCTGCAGACCGGGCAGACGGTGGGCATGGTGGTAGGGCCGTTTTTGGGAGGGTTGTTAGCCGATATTGTTAGCTATCGAGGCGTATTTGTGGTGGCCTCGGTGATGGCAGCCCTGGGCGGCCTTTTAACCGTGCTGGGAATCAAAGAGCAATTTCAGAAGCCCGAGCCTCCTGTCCGCAATCCTCGGTCTGGCGGACAAATAATTGGCCGCCGCCAGTTCACTTCAGCACTAACCAGGCATTGGCAGCGGCTAAAATCATGGCCAACTAACATCTGGGTACTGTTTGTGGTTATCTTGCTGTCCCAGTTTGCCACCCGCTCCGTAGAACCCATCGTCCCACTTTATGTGCAGGCCATGGCGGGATCGGCCACCGAAAGCGTGGCCAGCCTCTCCGGCCTGGTGGTGGGCATCATGGGGGTAGCTCAGGTAATGGCGGTAGCTTATTTGGGGCGCCGGATGGTTCTCTTCGGATATAAGAAGGTTATTTGGGTCTGCCTGGTAGGCGCTGCCTTGACCTATGTTCCCCAGGCGTTGGTAAGCAATGTTTGGCATTTAGCGGCCCTTCGCTTTATCCAGGGGCTGTTCTTAGGAGGACTGCTGCCTGCGGCCAATACGCTCATCGGTTACCAAGTCTCCCCGGAGCAGCGGGGGCGAGTATATGGATTTACCTCTAGCGCCTTCTTTCTCGGCAATTTTGCTGGGCCGCTGTTTGGTGGTTTGCTGGCTGCTTGGTTAGGGATCAGCGCTGTGTTTTACGCCAGCGCGGGCTTAGTACTGATCAATGCCCTTTGGGTTACCCGGGAAGTGCAAGAACCAGCCCGGGTGCTTAGCCCCAAGTAA
- a CDS encoding ATP-binding cassette domain-containing protein, with the protein MIEVKGLTKHFGSVQAVNQISFRVKGGEIFGLLGENGAGKTTTLRMLATVLKPTSGSATVNGFDLVREPDRVRTQIGVLSAEEGCYPRLTARENIEFFARLNNLPPDEVNRRTEEVIELLDMGEYADRRTGDFSKGMKQKVALARAIVHDPPILLMDEPTAGLDVTSTRVVRDFLVHCRQQGRAIIFSSHIMSEVERLCDRVAIINRGRIVAEGTLQELTTQYGEKDFEEVFAQLVGGSTLGGGRS; encoded by the coding sequence TTGATCGAAGTCAAGGGCCTAACCAAGCATTTTGGTTCGGTGCAGGCGGTAAATCAGATTAGCTTCAGGGTTAAGGGGGGAGAGATTTTCGGCCTCCTGGGTGAAAACGGGGCCGGAAAGACCACTACCTTGCGGATGCTGGCTACGGTGCTGAAGCCTACCTCTGGCAGCGCTACGGTCAACGGTTTCGATCTGGTGCGGGAGCCGGACCGGGTGCGCACCCAGATCGGGGTGCTTTCGGCTGAGGAAGGTTGTTACCCGCGACTGACGGCCCGTGAAAACATCGAATTCTTTGCGAGACTTAACAACTTGCCCCCGGATGAAGTCAACCGCCGAACTGAAGAGGTAATTGAGCTTCTGGACATGGGCGAATACGCCGATCGTCGTACTGGTGACTTTTCCAAGGGGATGAAACAGAAAGTGGCCTTGGCCCGGGCGATTGTCCATGATCCTCCCATCTTGCTCATGGACGAGCCCACCGCTGGTTTAGACGTCACTTCAACCCGGGTAGTTCGGGATTTCCTAGTCCATTGTCGGCAGCAAGGCAGAGCTATAATCTTCTCCAGCCATATCATGAGCGAAGTTGAGCGCCTTTGCGATCGAGTAGCCATAATCAACCGGGGCCGGATTGTGGCCGAGGGTACTTTACAAGAGCTTACCACCCAGTACGGCGAGAAAGATTTTGAGGAAGTATTCGCCCAGCTGGTGGGCGGGTCAACCCTGGGAGGTGGTAGATCGTGA
- a CDS encoding ABC transporter permease, which yields MRWQHLVLIFKKEIISTLRDRRTLLGMIILPILLIPAVTLLGPSMIEKQTREIKEKPPKVALIAPEESSLSRYLRQTPKLEIVSSSSVDQDLEDGKIQAIIRIEPGFDASIAQQKPAPVIINFDASDQKSSLTSSRVAEIINEFSQGIVAERLAALKVDTTILSPIALETKNVVPEEKVGGSFLGLVFPLMLAVWAAMGGMYAAIDAGAGEKERGTMEPLLAAPISRLSLVMGKYFAVVLMSIVGAAVALVGMYVAFLIKPGAALGAGAEGVMKFSIPWSNALLMMLIALTIAGFFSALELAVSILARSYREANTYLSPLSFVVVIPAIFTQFLNPRDMPEFTYAIPLFNAIMVFKELLMNEINWGHIGATLAWSCFWIVLALRFAVYMFNRESVLFRQ from the coding sequence GTGAGATGGCAACACTTGGTACTAATCTTTAAAAAGGAAATCATCAGTACCCTGCGGGACCGAAGGACCCTGCTGGGCATGATAATTCTCCCTATCCTCCTGATTCCTGCTGTCACCCTTTTAGGTCCCAGCATGATCGAAAAGCAAACCAGGGAAATTAAGGAAAAACCTCCCAAGGTGGCATTGATAGCTCCAGAGGAAAGCTCCCTTTCCCGGTACCTGCGCCAAACTCCCAAGTTGGAAATCGTTAGCTCCAGCAGCGTCGACCAGGATCTTGAGGACGGAAAGATCCAGGCCATCATTAGAATCGAGCCGGGCTTTGACGCGTCTATAGCCCAACAGAAGCCGGCACCGGTGATCATTAATTTTGACGCTTCCGATCAAAAGTCGTCTTTGACCTCTTCCCGGGTAGCTGAAATCATAAATGAATTTTCCCAAGGCATAGTTGCCGAGCGGCTGGCCGCCCTGAAGGTGGATACCACCATCCTTAGTCCCATCGCCTTGGAAACCAAAAACGTGGTTCCGGAAGAGAAGGTGGGAGGTAGTTTCTTGGGGCTGGTCTTTCCCTTGATGCTGGCTGTATGGGCAGCTATGGGAGGAATGTATGCGGCCATCGATGCCGGGGCGGGAGAAAAGGAGCGGGGGACTATGGAGCCGCTCCTGGCCGCCCCTATATCCAGGCTCTCCTTGGTGATGGGCAAGTATTTTGCGGTGGTACTCATGTCCATAGTTGGAGCCGCGGTAGCTCTAGTAGGCATGTACGTGGCTTTTCTGATTAAGCCGGGAGCAGCTCTAGGAGCCGGGGCAGAAGGGGTGATGAAATTCTCCATACCCTGGTCCAACGCTCTGCTGATGATGCTGATTGCCCTGACTATCGCTGGATTCTTCAGCGCGTTAGAGCTTGCGGTGAGCATCTTGGCTCGGAGCTACCGCGAGGCCAATACCTATCTCTCGCCGCTAAGCTTCGTGGTGGTAATTCCCGCCATCTTTACCCAGTTCCTAAACCCCCGGGATATGCCCGAGTTTACCTATGCCATACCCCTTTTCAACGCCATCATGGTCTTCAAAGAGCTGTTAATGAATGAAATTAACTGGGGGCATATTGGAGCTACCTTGGCTTGGTCATGCTTCTGGATCGTTTTGGCCCTGAGATTTGCGGTATATATGTTCAACCGCGAGTCGGTGTTATTCCGCCAATAG
- a CDS encoding DUF1648 domain-containing protein, with amino-acid sequence MWRRLSQFYPPWVELILLLVLGFSFWYPAAHYTEMPMRIPTHFGPAGLPDGWATKSWVTVLLGAVIMAGVYLLITGIGLWMAIVEDPRKLISWPDEQALKRMSTERAELLRRVTLQGLLATKALIVGMGAYLEYASTQVAIGQSKSIGWWIWVFVGGILVVSGYLVWKTIRLTYPGKKEDRV; translated from the coding sequence GTGTGGCGGCGACTCTCCCAATTCTATCCCCCTTGGGTTGAGTTGATCCTACTTCTGGTTTTAGGGTTTTCCTTTTGGTACCCGGCTGCTCATTACACCGAGATGCCCATGCGCATACCCACTCACTTTGGTCCGGCTGGGCTTCCCGACGGCTGGGCCACGAAGAGTTGGGTGACGGTACTTTTGGGGGCAGTTATAATGGCGGGAGTTTACCTGTTGATCACCGGCATAGGTTTATGGATGGCCATTGTTGAGGATCCGAGGAAATTAATCAGCTGGCCTGATGAGCAAGCGTTGAAGAGGATGAGCACTGAACGGGCCGAGCTGTTGCGGCGGGTTACTTTGCAGGGGTTGTTGGCTACTAAGGCGCTAATAGTGGGCATGGGCGCCTACCTGGAATATGCCAGCACCCAGGTAGCTATTGGCCAGAGTAAAAGCATTGGCTGGTGGATCTGGGTTTTTGTAGGTGGGATACTGGTAGTCTCCGGTTACTTAGTCTGGAAGACCATAAGGCTAACGTACCCAGGCAAGAAAGAAGATCGGGTGTAG
- a CDS encoding DUF342 domain-containing protein, producing MVSHEEADLARDSSEARVETAHLPGPGGWAWVSQGVFYFKDPDPGGRGAMVRSGEHVTLLVGGRETKGPVEVKGRVAIEVRPERSEPQASAQVRISKDKLTAYLRVDYQSGKVYRLADRPPARELTLEAVLAEEVVPTPFTVEALLARLHEAGVKYGISEEALQRAAQGTEDQEIEVAHGEPPQPGQDGSIEWLVTAGSSLPQSAEELDRVDLSRYREIAGVRPEQILARRVPPVPGIPGRDVTGASVAPPPVKDVTIKAGPGVDLKESGNVAVATTAGRAELRGTVVAVYPTYAVEGDADAKTGHIRFQGDVTIKGNVLDGMRIEAGGKVDIKGYAATATILAGGNISIAQNALGCQIRAGGPQTAAQKLQGILSETHSQVRNLLVAAHTVLQKVPEASGAEVTPQMETNVLRVLLENKFINLRRQIGSWRNEAEKLQGQMAEVLGSEEGKLIGETLAVLKSLASYLSPEGTLRLKGLERLEHEFNLLSTQVERLAPILTAIGAQRSNVTAGYVQNCRIEASGDVKVVGKGCFNSSIFAGGRVSIEGTPGIFAGGEIVARGNVKIRQIGTPAETYASVQVPDGCRISAGTVFPGVYLKAGHRQEKITVRQDKVEFRA from the coding sequence ATGGTGAGCCACGAAGAAGCCGATCTAGCGAGAGACTCGTCTGAGGCCAGAGTAGAGACTGCTCACCTTCCTGGACCGGGGGGATGGGCGTGGGTGTCCCAAGGCGTATTCTACTTTAAGGATCCCGACCCGGGCGGGCGCGGTGCTATGGTGCGGTCGGGGGAACATGTCACCCTTTTGGTAGGAGGACGGGAGACCAAAGGGCCGGTAGAAGTCAAGGGGCGGGTGGCCATTGAGGTGAGGCCCGAACGCTCAGAGCCCCAAGCTAGCGCCCAGGTTCGCATCAGTAAGGACAAGCTGACGGCTTACTTGCGGGTGGATTACCAGTCCGGCAAGGTCTACCGGCTGGCAGATCGGCCGCCTGCCCGGGAATTAACCTTAGAAGCGGTTTTGGCAGAGGAGGTTGTGCCAACTCCTTTCACGGTGGAGGCGCTCTTGGCCCGCTTGCATGAGGCTGGTGTTAAGTACGGGATTAGCGAAGAAGCACTCCAGCGGGCTGCCCAAGGTACCGAAGATCAGGAGATAGAGGTAGCCCACGGGGAGCCGCCCCAACCGGGCCAAGATGGCTCGATTGAATGGCTGGTAACGGCAGGGTCATCTTTGCCCCAGTCAGCGGAAGAACTGGACAGGGTCGATCTCAGTCGTTACCGGGAAATTGCCGGGGTTCGGCCCGAGCAGATTCTTGCCCGCCGGGTACCTCCAGTCCCAGGAATTCCCGGGCGTGATGTTACTGGCGCATCGGTTGCACCTCCTCCGGTTAAGGATGTAACCATTAAGGCCGGACCAGGCGTGGACCTCAAGGAATCGGGGAACGTAGCTGTAGCTACTACCGCTGGCCGGGCTGAGCTCCGGGGGACGGTGGTGGCAGTATATCCTACTTATGCGGTAGAAGGCGATGCTGATGCCAAGACCGGCCATATCCGGTTTCAGGGCGATGTAACCATAAAGGGCAATGTTTTGGACGGGATGCGCATTGAGGCCGGAGGCAAGGTGGACATTAAAGGCTATGCGGCTACGGCCACCATCTTGGCCGGAGGCAACATCTCCATTGCCCAAAATGCGTTGGGTTGCCAGATTCGGGCTGGCGGTCCCCAGACTGCTGCCCAAAAGCTACAGGGTATCCTCAGCGAAACACACTCCCAGGTTCGCAATCTCTTGGTGGCGGCCCACACGGTTTTGCAGAAGGTACCCGAGGCCTCAGGCGCAGAGGTCACCCCGCAAATGGAAACCAACGTGCTCCGAGTGCTTCTTGAGAACAAGTTCATCAACCTTCGTCGGCAAATAGGCTCTTGGAGGAACGAAGCCGAAAAGCTCCAGGGACAAATGGCGGAGGTCCTGGGCTCGGAAGAAGGAAAGCTCATAGGGGAAACCTTAGCAGTGCTGAAGAGCTTGGCTAGCTACCTTTCCCCCGAGGGCACTCTACGTTTGAAGGGACTGGAGAGGCTCGAGCACGAGTTTAACCTGTTGTCGACCCAGGTGGAGAGGCTGGCACCTATCCTTACGGCCATTGGGGCTCAGCGATCTAACGTTACGGCTGGGTATGTACAGAACTGTCGCATCGAGGCCAGCGGCGATGTCAAGGTGGTAGGAAAGGGCTGCTTCAATTCCAGCATCTTTGCTGGCGGTCGGGTCAGCATCGAGGGAACTCCGGGGATCTTTGCCGGGGGAGAGATCGTGGCTCGAGGCAACGTGAAAATCCGGCAGATAGGCACTCCTGCGGAAACCTATGCTTCAGTGCAGGTTCCAGATGGTTGCCGGATTAGCGCTGGCACAGTATTTCCCGGTGTTTACCTTAAGGCTGGCCACCGGCAGGAAAAAATTACGGTACGCCAAGACAAAGTAGAATTTAGGGCGTAA
- a CDS encoding flagellar motor protein, which yields MDLTTVIGIVLGIASLVIAFVLEGGSLGGLLAPTAAIIVFGGTIGATIVGYSLSEVLTIPKLLGIAFKNRDYDVMGTIETIVQLGGKARREGILGLESEVAKLENPFLRQAIQLIIDITDMDAVRSILEQQIYAMEQRHAVGVGMFEAAGGYAPTMGILGTVMGLVHVLGSLSDPSSLGPAIAVAFLATLYGVASANLLWLPIAAKLKNKSQKEKMINELIMEGALAIYSGRNPTQIRTALLAFVKGERAQLSAGESGATPGEVGKELTEN from the coding sequence TTGGACCTAACTACGGTAATCGGTATTGTTTTGGGGATAGCTTCTCTGGTAATAGCTTTTGTTTTGGAAGGCGGAAGCTTGGGTGGTCTCCTTGCTCCTACTGCTGCCATAATTGTCTTTGGTGGTACCATCGGGGCCACTATCGTTGGCTATTCCCTTTCCGAGGTTCTTACTATTCCCAAGCTTCTAGGTATTGCCTTTAAAAATCGAGATTACGACGTAATGGGGACTATCGAGACTATTGTCCAGCTAGGTGGCAAGGCCCGGCGCGAAGGTATACTGGGCCTGGAGAGCGAGGTTGCCAAGTTAGAAAATCCTTTCCTGCGCCAAGCTATTCAGCTCATCATCGATATTACCGATATGGATGCAGTTCGAAGTATCCTTGAGCAACAGATCTACGCCATGGAGCAGCGACATGCGGTGGGGGTAGGGATGTTCGAGGCAGCTGGCGGCTATGCCCCGACCATGGGGATTCTTGGTACGGTGATGGGCTTAGTTCATGTCTTGGGCAGCTTATCCGATCCCAGTTCTCTTGGACCCGCCATTGCTGTAGCCTTCCTGGCTACTCTCTATGGTGTTGCCAGCGCCAACCTCCTATGGCTTCCCATCGCGGCCAAGCTAAAGAACAAAAGCCAAAAGGAAAAGATGATCAACGAGCTGATTATGGAAGGAGCTTTAGCCATCTATTCGGGGCGCAACCCTACTCAGATTCGCACGGCGCTATTGGCCTTTGTTAAAGGGGAACGTGCGCAGCTAAGCGCCGGTGAATCTGGAGCAACCCCAGGGGAAGTTGGCAAGGAGTTGACGGAGAACTAG